Within Pangasianodon hypophthalmus isolate fPanHyp1 chromosome 11, fPanHyp1.pri, whole genome shotgun sequence, the genomic segment AGACagtcccataattctgttcacttttttttttaaagttagcAGGGCAGTTTATAGTCATAGAGTTTTCAAGGTACCCTAGAATGTCTGTATCTCACAAAATTGCCCTGAAATATGTTTGGGCACTGTTTTCCAAGAGCATCATTACACTGAGCTGTGATATGATTCCATCCGACAagacaattgtatagaatttttgtacgctgtagcattacagtttcccttcactggaactaagaggctgaaacctgttccagcatgacgatgcccctgtgcacaaagcgagctccatgaagacatggtgtgtgaaggttggagtggaagaactcgagtgtcctgcacagagccctgacctcaaccccactgaacacctttgggatgaactggaacgccgactgaaccccagacctcctcaccaacatcagtacctgatctcactaatgctcttgtagctgaatgaacacaaatccccacagccacgctccaacatctagtggaaagcgttcccagaagagtggagctttttattataacaggaaatccacatccacacatccatccattttatGCACTGCTTATCCtccacagggtcacagggagcctggagcctatccctggacggggtgccaacccatcgcagggcacaatcacacacactctcacactacggacaattcaGAGATGCCAATCATcctacagcacatgtctttggactggaggaggaaaccagagtacccagaggaaacccctgaagcacagggagaacacgcaaactccgcacacacagggcgAAGATGGGATTCGAACCttcaaccctggaggtgtgaggcagcagtgctaaccctcttagtcccagtgaagggaaattggaatgctacagaatacaaagccATTCAAGGCAAGTTTCGTGTGCATCTTCTAACTTtgtggggaagaaccacatatgggtgtgatggtcaggtgttcacatacttttggccatgtagtgtagctGACTGAAAGCTGAAAACTGtcaaaaaagcattaaaacgaATTGCTCATCGCAAAGGCGCCCAAATTTCCCTATTTCCTAGTGTATACAGCGCCCTCTGCTGATCAACAGACCTCACTACACGGCCTCATCCGGGTCTCCGTGACGTCACCACGCCCGACGGACCAATGACGTTCCTCCAGTGAGGTTTGAATTGAAGCGGCAAGATGGCGGCGTAGGCAAGAGAAAGCTTTTGAGTGTCAAAGGTAAACAAAGCctatttgtgtgttttccgTAAGAGTGCGTCCATATTTAGGTTTATATACCCACTatattttagctttattttattgttttacagcAAAAGTCTTCGTATCCAGGttagtttaataaataaatgaatgaataaataaataaagaagttgTACGTTAGTGACAGTTAGCCACAGTGGGCTGGTTTAAGATTCTTCAGCATGTCAAAGAGGTAAAAGAGGTTATAAAGTCGCGTCGGATACTATTTAGTTTGATTGCTAACTAGCATTGGATGATTGGAAAAAATGGATGATAAGGAAACATCATCTCTGAGTAACTCTAAAGAGATCAACAAGACCTATATAATATCCAGCCTGAGCAGCAGGTGTGATGAGGCTCCCAGTGCAGGTCGTCTGACTCTTCagaggagaaacacacacagcagaaacaCACTGGGGGATGATCAGGAAGCATCTGAAAACACTGAGAACCAAAGTCATGGGAAACGGTTGACTTTGCAGAGGAGAaccagagcaggagcaggagcaggagcagggtgcACTGCTAAAGCCTCTCATCCACACACATCCAGCCTGACTGAGAAGCGAGCATGGACTTGTTCAAAGATCCTGTCCGAGCCGAACAGCAGAACAGCTCCAGCTCCAtctcctgctcctcttcctctgcgATCTGCCAGCCTGAGAGATGTCATCAAGCCAGGAAACACACCTGCAAAGACTACAGAGAAAGCACAGAAAACATTCTCCACCCCGACCGGGAAAACCCAGTTCGACAGAATAAGTCTGAAGAAAGAAGTTTTTGAAAAACTGTCTGCTAAAGATCAGTCGAAACTTTTAACCCCAAAACAAACAGGGGTTGAAAGGCTAAAGCAGTCGAGCACCGATCCAAAGGGAGGCACGATACCAGGTTCAGCCAATAAGAAGTTTCCGATTATCAGTCAAAACCGGAGCACGATATCTACTGTGAGAAAGAACACAACTCAGCTTTCTTCAGTTTTAAACGCAAAGTCTAAACCTCCTCCATCTGAAACACGGGTTTCTGTCGAATCTGGGGGTCAAACTGCGGCTTTATCGCCTAAAGAGCTGAAGATGGAAAACAGTGCAGTGACAGTGGCGGTGCGAGTACGACCTTTCAGTCAcaggtaaaaaagaaaaaaaaacttctactACACCTAAACACTGATTTTTCTCAGTTCactatttctgtaatatttaatttactactgaattgaattatttatctTCGTTTGTTGCTTGTAATCCAGGGAAAAGAACGAGAACGCAGGCCGAGTGATTTTCATGGAAAACCACGAGACTGTAGTTCAGCATCCCGACACTAAACAGACGTACACCTTCTCTTTCGACTTCTCCTTCTACTCGGCTGAGGAAATGGACCCGAATTTCGCTAGTCAGCAGACGATTTATGAAAAGTTGGCTAGACCCTTACTTGAAAGAGCGTTCGAAGGATTTAACACCTGCCTTTTTGCGTATGGACAAACAGGCTCGGGAAAATCCTACACGTGAgtaactttttcatttttcattttttcgcattaaaaaaaaagaagaatgtacGTGTAAATGCACACAATGTGGCAACCTAAACAGATTGAACTCTCAAATTTACAATTTAGGAGGGTGAAGATGTATTTTAGCCAGATATGAAAGTGTATATGCATCCATCTTTCAGAAAAACAACTAAAGAAACCAGGAAGAGCAGAAGAAatggtttaatatttaatgtaatgagCTGTTTGGCATCATGTGCATGTGATACAGCCGTCAATCTTCTAACTGGAGACAACATATAAACATGGTTTATATCTTATAAGGATCAATCCAAGCACAAGATCTAtgaaatgagcaggtgtattgTCTGATTTTGTTCTCCCTTTTCTTCCAGTATGATGGGTTTTGGTGAGGAGGCTGGAGTTATACCCAGATTCTGCGAGGAGCTTTTCGCAAGAGTGTCCAGTGCTGACAAAAATGAGGTGAGTTCTCTAAATTCCACATTCTCAGCTCATATACGTCTAATTTCAAGGACAAGATTGACTAACTGCCTAATGTAACCATGTCCCTAGTGTCAGAGACTCCAcccccacctttttttttttttttttacacttttctggccacaagcttcagactGTTGAAGGTTGCAGCCTGATTGGCTCTCTGCAAAACTTCTGAACACTGACACAGTGAGCTTTTTAGAGAAAGGTGTAGTACTTGACTGAAAGTTTACAGAATCCCATCATAAAAGGTTATTCAAGAGTTTTGTTTGGAGCAGCAAGCAAACAATCTCACTTAATCATTTTCGCAGGCTCCAGCAAAGGGGTGTGTCAGATTGGCTATGTCAGTCAAATCGACTCTTTCTGTGGATATTAGAAGTTCTTGGCCATGTTTATTAACAAATTGTAGCAGACTTTGTAGCAAATGCTAGAAGTCTGGCTTGTAAAGACTATTGTATccctaactagctagctagcaagttacACACTCTTTCCGTCACATTAATAGGCTACGGCTTGCTGAGACTACATTCACACCTCAGTGGGATCATGATGGGATACGAtctgagcacattaataaaacagaagCAACATAATGCATATAACTACCAGGTATAAAcacaaattgttttgttttgttttgtttttttaaatcccaataaagattacattacattaaagcTCCAAGTAACATGGTTTCAAGCATTTAAAAGTACTGTGATACTAAAGATCTATCATTAAATAAGCATTTTATAATGACAGATTTGAGAAATATGCTCTCAACAGccacaggaacacctgtacacctgctcattcatgcagttatccaatcagccaatcatgtggcagcagcacaatgcataaaatcatgcagatacaagtcaagagcttcagttaatgttcatgtcacacagcagaatggggaaaaagtgtgatctctgtgactttaaccgtggcatggttgttggtaccaaatGAGCTTATTggagtatttcaaaaactgctgatctcctgggattttcacaaacaactgtctctagagtttccACAGAACgttatggaaaaacaaaaacagtgagtgagcggcagttctgcaggtggacatgccttgttgataagagaggtcagaagagaatgatcaggaaggctatggtaaccactctttacaaccgtgctgagcagaaaagcgtcTCAGGACACAGAACActgggctgcaacagcagaagaccacatcaggttccactcctgtgagCCGAGAACAAGAATCACAGGCTACAGTGTGCAGACGCTCACAGAAACTGgtcagctgaagattggaaaatgttgtttttttccgaTGAATCTAGATTTCTGCTGCAACATGCAGAtgatagggtcagaatttggtgtcaacagcatgaatccatggacccaacctgccttatgtcaacagttcaggctggtggtggtggtggtggtggtgcgatggtgtggggaatgttttcttggcacatatTGGGCCTCTTACTACCAATCAagcattgtttgaatgccacaTCCTATCTGAGTCTGACCATGTGCATTTTCCTACTTCCAACACGATAAGCACAAGTCGTCTCAACCTGGTTCCATGAATATGacaatgtatatatacagcagcgtttgacacggtgaaccaCAAGGCTCTCTTGtacaccctcatgagcctaggaattcgaggtgcagcatggcaatggtttgcttcctacctggaagatcggtcatatcaggtgacatggaggggatccacatctgctcctcgcagactctccactggtgttccacaaggctcagtacttggtcctctcctgttctccctctatactcgatctcttggtgcggtcatatcctcacatgggttttcataccactgctatgcagatgacactcaactcatcctctccttccctccctcagactctcatgtttctgctcggatatcagcttgtctggctgacatctcatcatggatgacaactcaccTGGATCACAActctgaaacttaatcccaccaaaactgaactgctgttcatcccaggtgattcatccccatctcaggatcttgcaatttccctagacaattctctgatctcgccttcggttaccgcacgcaaccatggggtaaccatggacaatcaactgttcttctcctctcacattgctaatctaacacgctcatgtcgatttctcctttataacatcagaagaattcgtccatttctttcctcacaggccacacaggtgcttgttcagtcccttgtcatttcaagactggactactgcaactcactcctggcaggtctgcctctgagcgccattcgtcctctgcaactgatccagaatgcagctgcacgattggttttcaaccttcctaaattttcccacaccaccccattgctgcgctccctccactggcttcctgtagctgcccgcatcagatttaaaacactgatgcttgcctacaaagccaaaaacggaccagcacccacttatctcaaagcacttatcacacctcgagcgccaccacgctccctccgatcctctagcactgctcgactggtcccaccatctctcagggtacaaggaaggcctgcatcgagactcttctctgttctggcaccaaggtggtggaatgaacttcccctagatgtccgaacagctgaatCACTGgaagtcttcaaacgacgtctaaagacttacctcttcataaaatacttaaattagcactttcacaaaaaaaaaaaaaaaaaccctccccaacagagttttggactgatggtattcctagtttgtgacctagcgagccgatatcagaatgtatttttgatagacttcaaagcactattgtaagtcgctctggataagggcgtctgccaaatgccataaatgtaaatgtaaatgtaatgtctGTCCTCATGCTGTCTTCCAAATGGAACAGCTTTTCATCACGGGCAACACAATACCATGTGTGGTGTTGATTCATGAGCCAGGTAATGAAGTACTAATTACTGATTATCAAGTCTGTTCAGACTCATAAACAGATTATAAACAGACTGGCTTTAAGACGTTGCGCATAGacacaaaactgaaggcagacgCATGTTTCCGTATATTTCAGGTGACTTGTCACCTGGAGATGAGCTACTTTGAGGTGTATAATGAGAAGATCCACGATTTGCTTGTGGTGAAGGATGAGCAAAACCAGAAGAAGATGCCAGtaagttaaatattttatgtttcattGTGATCGTCAACaacaactgattttttttttttaatctgtctcAAAGCTTGGCTGTAACAGGTTAATCTGTGGAAGGAATCTGAATGCATTTACTCAATCCCTGATTGAggctaaaaactaaaaatatgacataaaatatcTGGACCTGTGTGCtgtacagtttaatgaatcagTCATAGGTGCTTTATCTTCATCACCTTTTCCTATTTGTGTTAGTTGCGAGTCAGAGAACACCCGACTGATGGGCCGTATGTTGCAGAGCTTTCTACGTAAGGAATCCTGACATTTGAATATCTTTATTGCTAGTTGGTGTCATCAATACTGGTCTCGTTTTACatctttgttttatgtttttcaaATAGGAATGTGGTCAGCTCCTATGCTGATGTCCAGGTAATGTGGCATTGTACTAGTTAAACAAATGATCAATTCCCACCAAGTAGAacagactttctttctttctttctttctttctttctttcaggcgttcatgctttctttctttcttccgtGCTTTCTTTCTGTCgtgcttttgtgttttctttctttcttttttgtgctttctttctttcaagctTTTGTGCTGTCCTTCTTTTgtgctttcttgctttcttactttttgtgctttctttcatgctttccttccttccttctttctttctttctcccatgCTTGCTTTCATGCttgcttccttcctttcttgctttcttgATTGCTAGCTTTCTTGCTTTTTCttgccttctttctttcctgcttgcttgctttctggcttgctttctttaagAAAGTTAAATAAGAAAGTTAATGAAAGATGTCCATGCCTCCTAACTCTCCCATGTATTGTTTTAGGCCTGGCTTGAGCTTGGAAATAAACAGCGAGCTACTGCTGCTACAGGCATGAATGACAAAAGCTCCAGGTCTCACTCTGTCTTCACTCTGGTCATGACTCAGACTAAGGTTAGTCTTCAAACATaagtgacacattttttttccaaatacaaTTCCAGTCTGTTCTGTGGACTCCACATTGTCACTCATTTGTGGcatggggcaaaaaaaaaaaaaaacataaacaaaaaaacagttgcgTTGTGTTGGTCCATATGCAGACAGAATTAGTGGAAGGAGAAGAACATGATCACAGAATAATCAGCAGAATCAACCTGGTGGATCTGGCTGGCAGCGAGCGCTGTGCCACAGCTCAGACCAGTGGAGAGCGGCTGAGGGTACGCAGACCGTTCCACACACTTTCACCACTGACCAGTtccactttttaatttaatttcaaataatCATACGATCCTTTGCTGCCCTGCAGATGTTATTTctattctaaataaaaaatatggttGCTTCTTCTGTCTCATTAGGAGGGAGCAAGTATCAACAAGTCTTTGCTCACTCTGGGGAAAGTGATTTCTTCACTCTCTGAGCAAGCTCAGGGCAGAAAGAAAATCTTCATCCCATACAGGGAGTCGGTCCTGACGTGGTAAGGAACACATTTGAATCTGTTTCTAAACCCAGTTTGGTTGTTGATCCACAGGCTAGTTCTCTCATGACGGTGGAATGGTGAAGACAAACACAGTGTCATAGCACAGCTGAAAGCCTTTCTAGGATAGATGGCCTAGTTCGTATGGATGAGATGTGCAGTGCTGGTGATTGGCTAGTCTCGTtatgattgacagaggagaaaTTTCATTCTGTTCAGCATGACCAATTATACTCTCTTAGACCCCTCGCTATGGATGACTGTCATtggtgggatttgaacacatgatCTCCCAATGAGAGTTAGTAGACCATTGACTAATATTTTTAACTACAAATTTGTCGTCTCCTCACCAAATCTCATTTCAttatgcattaatattaatctaatggctaatattaatattaatggcTCACACAACAGAGGATAACTATgttgatttaatatttaatcttgATCTGCAGTAGGGTCGTGAAAATGTCAGTAAGTTCTTATTAGATAGTCCTGCATCTGAAATGGATCTTTCCTAAACAATTTCAAGTGCTATTTCAAGTTTGTGTCTATGTTTagttttttcctcttctgtggTGCTCGAACATGTTTCCCTGTCATGCTGTCTCTTATGCGCAGGCTACTGAAGGAAAGCCTGGGTGGAAACTCAAAGACGGCCATGATTGCAACGCTGAGTCCTGCTTCTAGCAACGTGGATGAGAGTCTGAGCACTCTGCGCTACGCTCAGCAGGCTCGCCTGATCATCAACGTGGCCAAGGTCAACGAGGACACCAATGCCAAGCTGATCCGAGGTCAGTACGTCCGTTCCCCtgctctctacacacacatcaataatCCACCTTCTCTCCCTGCTGCTCAATTAGAGCTAGCCTTGACCTGAGTACACTTTCAGTTTCATGGCTTGGGCGTCTGTGCTGTTGAGAGGGAAGTGCACAGCGCTTCTTTATCGTCCTCTCAGCAGAGGGCAGTAGATGAACACGATATGTACTTGGATATATGAATCCAGTGTGTCGCCTGTGTTCAACACCAGAGCTGAAAGCAGAGGTGGAGAAGCTGCGGGCCGCCCAAATGAGCTCGCAGGGCATCGATCCAGAGAAGATGAGACAATTCCAGCAGGAAATCTTCACCCTGAAGACTCAACTCTCTCAGCAGGAGCGTGAAATGGCTGAGGTGCACAGGTAATCGCAAAGCACCTCCTTTCTTTTTACTGGGATTGAGCATGTGCGATGTTTCTCACATTGTTATTGTCTTGTGTAGAACATGGAAGGAGAAACTGGAGCATGCCGAGAGGAGAAAACGTGAAGAGACCAAAGAGCTCCAGGCTGGTGTTTGCTGTTTCTTCTAGTTTCTACCATCTACAAAGAGCTTTATTGACCTATAATGCAGCATACTCACATAGACTCTTCTTCCCTCCCTCTCGATATATCAGCGTGTAGGCATCACATTTAAAGTGGATAACCGGCTGCCCAACCTTGTGAACCTGAATGAGGATCCTCAGCTGTCAGAGATGCTCTTATACATGATTAAGGAGGGGCAGACCAAGGTCGGCAAGCTCAAGTCTGAGTCAGCCCACGACATCCAGCTGTCTGGGGCTCTTATTGCTGATGAACATTGGTAAGATGCCGTAATAAAACAGCATAATACCCCATCTTGTTATCAGATGCCTTGAGTTCCACAAGGACATCTGACTATTGGGAACTTTTTtactgttgatttaaaaaaaaaaaaaaagtagtgtcCGATTGACTTCCCTGTCTTGCCTGTCATCCTTTATAATCTCTCAGTCTGTTAAATACGCCTCTGTAGGAAGCAGTGTTAGCTAAGCAATTAGTAGGCCCATTAATTTCTAATAAACCTCTTCATGACAAGTGATATTATACAATGGATTTCAGTTTGTATTTTCTTGAGAAGGATTACGCAGTGGTGGTTTTATGTATCCAGGTCATATTGTATGGTCCAGAATACAAGCCTCAGCTACATCTATTGTATATTCTTCATTTCAGCTTGaatttgtttatataaacagtttttatttgaCCAACTTTTATACATAGCCTATGAAACATGGAACAAATGTATTAGATTAATCAGTATATTCTTcggtatatttttaaaataaactcgTAAGTTTATTTGGCGCTCTCTATCCATAGACTACATTCTTTATCTtcttgttaattattttttgtgtggTCGTACGAGGCAAACTGTCCTAATATATAGAGACAAATAACACCAGTTTTCTCTAGTTTGTAATACTTATACCTAAACtttacacaataataaaagtATATCTTCTTCCTGACCGTTGAGTGGTTCACATAAACCTTagtattttttctctttcagtgttATCTCCAATGTTAAGGGCACAGTCAGCATCACCCCCATGGAAAATGCCAAGACCTTTGTGAATGGAAATCTTGTATCTGAAGCCACCATCCTCCACCACGTAAGAGAAAAGAGACACACCGTGAAATCACAGACTTACCGTATAACAGTCGATCAGTTTAGATCAGTTGTTATCAGCTAATGCCTTTATTTACATCTTCCCATTTATTTAGGGTGACCGAGTGATTCTTGGAGGAGATCACTATTTCCGCTTCAACCACCCGGCCGAGGTGCAATGTGGAAAGCGAGTGTCCTGTTGGAGCAGTGGAGATGGCCAGAAGGACTTTGAGTTTGCCAAGAATGAGCTACTTTCAGCTCAAAGAGCTCAGTGAGTGCATAAATCAGAGtttatcattttttccccccatatgtttatttatccattttaattttcattccattttaagtttttatattttaccttCTTTAACACCAAGAACTGAGTTTCATCAGtacctttatttataattctttaaatattttttaacacagtTAAAATGTTAGTATATAGTTGCAAAGCACATTTAACCTAAGTTTTTagttcataaatgttcatttaattcattcttAACATAGAAATATCACTGAGCACATTGTATAGGTAATGTTGTATAGTTTTACGAGAGAGAGGAATAATAGGAATGATCAGTAATTAACGTCCTGAGGCAATCATAGCAGGAGTTTTAAATTggtaacatttaaaataaactatttaaaataagGCATAGAGGATATTACTCTAGAAACAACAAGTAGTTTGCGTTAcattgaaataaatgtgttgcCTTTGTACCATTCATATAAGCTTATCCAGTGACAGTCATATTAAAGCGTGTTTTTCCTGGTtcatatgtttttaatgttatctcCAGACTAGAGGCAGAGATTGAAGACGCCCGACTGAAAGCC encodes:
- the kif14 gene encoding kinesin-like protein KIF14 isoform X2; translation: MDDKETSSLSNSKEINKTYIISSLSSRCDEAPSAGRLTLQRRNTHSRNTLGDDQEASENTENQSHGKRLTLQRRTRAGAGAGAGCTAKASHPHTSSLTEKRAWTCSKILSEPNSRTAPAPSPAPLPLRSASLRDVIKPGNTPAKTTEKAQKTFSTPTGKTQFDRISLKKEVFEKLSAKDQSKLLTPKQTGVERLKQSSTDPKGGTIPGSANKKFPIISQNRSTISTVRKNTTQLSSVLNAKSKPPPSETRVSVESGGQTAALSPKELKMENSAVTVAVRVRPFSHREKNENAGRVIFMENHETVVQHPDTKQTYTFSFDFSFYSAEEMDPNFASQQTIYEKLARPLLERAFEGFNTCLFAYGQTGSGKSYTMMGFGEEAGVIPRFCEELFARVSSADKNEVTCHLEMSYFEVYNEKIHDLLVVKDEQNQKKMPLRVREHPTDGPYVAELSTNVVSSYADVQAWLELGNKQRATAATGMNDKSSRSHSVFTLVMTQTKTELVEGEEHDHRIISRINLVDLAGSERCATAQTSGERLREGASINKSLLTLGKVISSLSEQAQGRKKIFIPYRESVLTWLLKESLGGNSKTAMIATLSPASSNVDESLSTLRYAQQARLIINVAKVNEDTNAKLIRELKAEVEKLRAAQMSSQGIDPEKMRQFQQEIFTLKTQLSQQEREMAEVHRTWKEKLEHAERRKREETKELQRVGITFKVDNRLPNLVNLNEDPQLSEMLLYMIKEGQTKVGKLKSESAHDIQLSGALIADEHCVISNVKGTVSITPMENAKTFVNGNLVSEATILHHGDRVILGGDHYFRFNHPAEVQCGKRVSCWSSGDGQKDFEFAKNELLSAQRAQLEAEIEDARLKAKEEMMQGIQVARDMAQKELSDQKLQYENRIKVLEKELEEENERKRAQELERQKVASKMEELQTAKSVLEQEMSMHKKRLQMEAQAARQAMADNDIRHAKILEALEAEKRKIAEDLADIQKKRALKMTPKTTPPQWDAMKLSLMIEEANKISAKFRKHTVFGRHELSEKGSGGGNAELQIQVQNTKLGISTFWSMEKFQSNLAVMRELEQGVCTSKDDDDVFYDPNDHWEPDISSASAESSSFSRRRSRSLLKNKRISGRLYEIRVHPIQSLNCTSSQPTGLISMSKPPSFHSSSSDSALPSICKDLIAATVSRLRASSSAEGSESLADKLTLDLLSIYNAANSIAGLYGQLDDNSQENLFACSTEAQTHLVRATSAIERAVFITTHWVSSISSSSQSVSQTVDELKTEVKSTGGYFQLLVQGCESEISSMVTEAQRKMSRSTDAALSTTAHLAVVTGTQLRLTEHGSDTVGKRSAGMCLREGMCRGVRALLDEALLISREMHRHANLAQPRTQILQNLKVKMLEVANNLQSYIHCNMSKPDPTENDPEGADAMHLERLRNTASKLFQLNNALQQLHSSLSRTLRGRGSDVGLRSFRETIQSLSKTISGLVHGLPRQTDVCPAGTLQLPCLKSVMDARDDLHSALCSLAELFDESSEENVEPKTFEKPEEPAQGPRNRTVPKIVYSLSSGVSSCSRDIRWV
- the kif14 gene encoding kinesin-like protein KIF14 isoform X1; amino-acid sequence: MDDKETSSLSNSKEINKTYIISSLSSRCDEAPSAGRLTLQRRNTHSRNTLGDDQEASENTENQSHGKRLTLQRRTRAGAGAGAGCTAKASHPHTSSLTEKRAWTCSKILSEPNSRTAPAPSPAPLPLRSASLRDVIKPGNTPAKTTEKAQKTFSTPTGKTQFDRISLKKEVFEKLSAKDQSKLLTPKQTGVERLKQSSTDPKGGTIPGSANKKFPIISQNRSTISTVRKNTTQLSSVLNAKSKPPPSETRVSVESGGQTAALSPKELKMENSAVTVAVRVRPFSHREKNENAGRVIFMENHETVVQHPDTKQTYTFSFDFSFYSAEEMDPNFASQQTIYEKLARPLLERAFEGFNTCLFAYGQTGSGKSYTMMGFGEEAGVIPRFCEELFARVSSADKNEVTCHLEMSYFEVYNEKIHDLLVVKDEQNQKKMPLRVREHPTDGPYVAELSTNVVSSYADVQAWLELGNKQRATAATGMNDKSSRSHSVFTLVMTQTKTELVEGEEHDHRIISRINLVDLAGSERCATAQTSGERLREGASINKSLLTLGKVISSLSEQAQGRKKIFIPYRESVLTWLLKESLGGNSKTAMIATLSPASSNVDESLSTLRYAQQARLIINVAKVNEDTNAKLIRELKAEVEKLRAAQMSSQGIDPEKMRQFQQEIFTLKTQLSQQEREMAEVHRTWKEKLEHAERRKREETKELQRVGITFKVDNRLPNLVNLNEDPQLSEMLLYMIKEGQTKVGKLKSESAHDIQLSGALIADEHCVISNVKGTVSITPMENAKTFVNGNLVSEATILHHGDRVILGGDHYFRFNHPAEVQCGKRVSCWSSGDGQKDFEFAKNELLSAQRAQLEAEIEDARLKAKEEMMQGIQVARDMAQKELSDQKLQYENRIKVLEKELEEENERKRAQELERQKVASKMEELQTAKSVLEQEMSMHKKRLQMEAQAARQAMADNDIRHAKILEALEAEKRKIAEDLADIQKKRALKMTPKTTPPQWDAMKLSLMIEEANKISAKFRKHTVFGRHELSEKGSGGGNAELQIQVQNTKLGISTFWSMEKFQSNLAVMRELEQGVCTSKDDDDVFYDPNDHWEPDISSASAESSSFSRRRSRSLLKNKRISGRLYEIRVHPIQSLNCTSSQPTGLISMSKPPSFHSSSSDSALPSICKDLIAATVSRLRASSSAEGSESLADKLTLDLLSIYNAANSIAGLYGQLDDNSQENLFACSTEAQTHLVRATSAIERAVFITTHWVSSISSSSQSVSQTVDELKTEVKSTGGYFQLLVQGCESEISSMVTEAQRKMSRSTDAALSTTAHLAVVTGTQLRLTEHGSDTVGKRSAGMCLREGMCRGVRALLDEALLISREMHRHANLAQPRTQILQNLKVKMLEVANNLQSYIHCNMSEKPDPTENDPEGADAMHLERLRNTASKLFQLNNALQQLHSSLSRTLRGRGSDVGLRSFRETIQSLSKTISGLVHGLPRQTDVCPAGTLQLPCLKSVMDARDDLHSALCSLAELFDESSEENVEPKTFEKPEEPAQGPRNRTVPKIVYSLSSGVSSCSRDIRWV